tgtcctggggctgctccgGCTTGGAGTCCTGAACTGCCTGGGCACCCGCACCTGGCCACAGCGACAGGAGGTTTTGGGGCTGACAAGGGGCACTGGAGCTGAGGGCAGGGGACAGAGAAATGTCCCCATCCCTCACCCCCCCCAGGgcagccagtgctgctggggacTGTGGGACCAGGAAGGCCAGGGGCCCCTGGGATGTGCTGGAGTAAACCAAACTCTTTGGTTGGGGATAGAAGCAAGCTGGAAGGGAGGCAGTGAGAGAAGAGCCCCAGATGTCCGCgggcacagggaaggattgccCTGCCAGCGGTGCAGGGGAGCGTGGCGTGGGAaaggtgctggggctgtgcGGGGCCCCCACTCACCTGGGGCTCTGCGGAGCAGGAACAGCATCAGGGCAGTGAGAATCAGCACCCAAGCCATGGCGATTCCCAAGTCCTGCTCCCTGATGACTCTGCTCAGCTGGGCTTgactcagctcagctcagctcagctgggCTCCACTCAGCTCGACTCAATGGCTCAGCCCAGCTCGGCTTGTCtcggctcagctcagctcagcagagcGTTGGTCTCTCTCtggcaaagaggaaggaaggggctCGCTGCTGGCCAAGTTCCTCACGGACCCCTTGCACAAGTCCCAGCCAGTTCCCACAGTGCTCACACCATCTCACATCACGACGCCGGTCCTCGCCAGCGATGTCGGTCCCGCTCCCCCTGCGGATGCGTGCCACGGGCACCGGGCAGCCACGGAGAGGGGCCCCGATCCGGCACGCTCCCCCACGCGTGGCCAGACGGCAGCTCGGCAGCCCGGGGTGTCGGGGGGACACCCAGCCCTTGCCAGCAGGAGCGGGGCATGGGCCGGCGTCTCCCGTGGGCCCGCGGTGCAGAGCTCGCCCAGGGCTTCACCCGAGCCCCCCCCGCAGCCAGCGCTGCGGCCGGCTTGTCGAACCGGGGAGGGCAGAGCCGCTGCCCTGTGCCCAGCTCAGTGCCTCGGGGCCGGGGCGGACCGGGACGATGCCCTCGGGTGATGCCCTTCGGCGGGGAAGCCCCGCGGAGCTCCCGGCCGGCTctgccgctgccccccgcccgccccgggacGGGCACTAAAAGCGTTAACAGCCCGCGCCCGCTCGCCTCCATTTCCTGTgcagcttctccttttccttctcccgCAGCCGGAGCCCAAACTTTGGGCAGTGCCCATGGCTTGGCGCGCCGCTGCAGTGGCCCAGCTCCTGCTCGGGCAGCTCAGCCTCTGCCCGCTGCGGCTCTCGGGTGAGTacggagcggggcggcggcggcagccccccGGCAGCTCTCCCGCTTCCCTGCCccgctggctgctgctgctgctgcccggggGGGACGGCGGGGGAGAGGCCCGGCCGCCGCAGCAGATGGCTAACGCGAGCAGGCCGGCAAAGAGGAACAGCGGTCGGGGGGGCTTTCCTCCTCTGACCACCTTttggggctgtgggggggggcaagggggggCAAGGGGGATGGGCTGTGCAGGTCCAACCCAGCGCTGTGTAGAGCCGAACCCCGGGACTGGCACCCCCAAGGCCTGGCGAGGGCGGCTGTGTGGGCTGCGGGCACCCGGGACCAGCGGCGCGGAGCAGCCCAGGGCACTCTGTGCATCCCAGCCTGTTTATTTCCAGCTACACATGACAAAACTGGCGGCAACCCAGCCCCTGGGACCCACTCCTGGCGCTGTGACCGGACAAACCGCGGGCTGTCATGGAGCAAGACGGGGTTGCAGCCCCGGTGTTTCCCTCCTCATGCCCTCCCGCGcttgaagaggaagatgaggaggcCGCCCAGGAGCCCCTTCTCCAGCAGGATGCCAAGCCACAAGCCGGGGCTGGACAGGACGCTCACACCTGCGGTGGGGACAGGGGACGTGAGTGGCCGGGGCTCGAGGACAGGCATCCCGCAGCCCCCACCACTGCAGGGACCCAGCAGCTCTCACACACCGTTACCTGTCTGGGACCGGCCACTCAGCCCCTCCCTGGCCGGGTCGACGATCCGCAGGGTGGTTTTCGTGTCATCGGGGGCCTGGGCATCGTGCACCACCCGGCAGGTGAACACGGACCCGTTCTTCCTCTCCGTTGCTTGGACCTCCAGCTGGCTCCTCAGCTCAAACAAGCCCGAGGGGCGCTCCTCCGGCCGGGAGATCTTCTCCACCTTCATCTGCATCCCATTCTCCAGCCAGGTGACGGTCACGTCTCCTGGGTAAAACCCTTTCACGTGGCAGGTGAAGTTCACAGTCTTGTTCACCTCCACAGGGCTCGGCGGGTCAGGGAGCAGGCGGATGCTGGGGGGGACTGGGAAGAGAGGCAGCACCTGCTAACAGGGTCCCCCAGCTCCACTGCCCGCAGGGTGCCCCGTCCCcgccccaggacccccagccctgcgggAACTGGACACCCTGAGCGCCGGTCCCCACCCAGCCCTCACCTCGCAGGGCTTGCCTGAGCTGGTACGTCCCCCTCAGCGGGGCCGTCAGCGTGGGGTGCTGCACCTCGCAGACCAGCTGTGAGCGGACATCGTGCTCCTGCAGCGTCACCGTCACGGTGCTGGCCATGTTGTAGGAGGAATTTGTCCGCCCAAGGGTGATCTGGGGCTGCTGAGCCGAGATCTGGGCCTCGTCCTTGAGCCATTTCACGGCGATGTCTTTGGGGAAGAACCCTCCGGCCGTGCAGGTGAAAGGCACCGACTGCCCTGGCTTCTGTCTGCGGCTGGGCCCGGACACGACCGGGCGGGTGGGTTTGGCTGCGGGGAGAAGCGTGGGGCCGTCAGACCAGGCTCTGCCCCCCCATGCCCGGCCCCAGGGCCGCAGGGAGCGAGGGGTCCCGGGATGGCACGGATGTGCCTGGGAAAGGCCCACGGGACCCTCAGCTGGGACTGGCCCCCTAAgccccctccctgtccccactcACCCTGAGCAGAGCCCACCGGGCTGGGATGGGATGGGCTGTGCCAGGGACTGCGCCCAGCAGGGCTGGTTCCCAGcgggagctgctctgggagcCCCACTCACCACGTACAGACACCACCGAGCCCTTTCCACGCAGAAACGGCTCATTATGATCCACAGATTTGCGGAACTTCACGCAGTAATAGGTGCCAGCATCCTCAGGTTGAACATCCCTGATGCGGATGGTGAAGTCCGTGTCGGACCCACTCACTGCCCTCGTCACGCGGGGGAAGAAGCCTGTGTGGTCATAGATGGTCTCGTTCCCAGTGCCCCAGCCCTTCAGCCACTTCACGGGGCCAGGGATGGAACTGGTTTTGGTGGTGCAGATCAGGGTGAGGTTCTGTCCCGCTGTCACCTCCACCTtgtcctggggctgctccgGCATGAAGTCCTGACCCGCCTGGGCACCCGCACCTGGCCACAGCGACAGGAGGTTTTGGGGCTGACGAGGGGCACTGGAGCTGAGGGCAGGGGACAGAGAAATGTCCCCATCCCTCACCCCCCCAGGgcagccagtgctgctggggacTGTGGGACCAGGAAGGCCAGGGGCCCCTGGGATGTGCTGGAGTAAACCAAACTCTTTGGTTGGGGATAAAAGCAAGCTGGAAGGGAGGCAGTGAGAGAAGAGCCCCAGATGTCCGCgggcacagggaaggattgccCTGCCAGCGGTGCAGGGGAGCGTGGCGTGGGAaaggtgctggggctgtgcGGGGCCCCCACTCAcctggggctctgcagagcaggagcagcatcaGGGCAGTGAGAAGCAGCACCCGAGCCATGGCGATTCCCAAGTCCTGCTCCCTGATGGCTCAGCTCAGCCGGGCttggctcagctcagctcagctcagctgggCTCCACTCAGCTCGACTCAATGGCTCAGCCCAGCTCGGCTTGGCTCGGCTCAGCTCAGCAGAGCACTGGTCTCTCTCtggcaaagaggaaggaaggggctCGCTGCTGGCCAAGTTCCTCACGGATCCCTTGCACAAGTCCCAGCCAGTTCCCACAGTGCTCACACCATCTCACATCACGACGCCGGTCCTCGCCAGCGATGTCGGTCCCTCTCCCCCTGCGGATGCATGCCACGGGCACCGGGCAGCCACGGAGAGGGGCCCCGATCCGGCACGCTCCCCCACGCGTGGCCAGACGGCAGCTCGGCAGCCCGGGGTGTCGGGGGGACACCCAGCCCTTGCCAGCAGGAGCGGGGCATGGGCCGGCGTCTCCCGTGGGCCCGCGGTGCAGAGCTCGCCCAGGGCTTCACCCGAGCCCCCCCCGCAGCCAGCGCTGCGGCCGGCTTGTCGAACCGGGGAGGGCAGAGCCGCTGCCCCGTGCCCAGCTCAGTGCCTCGGGGCCGGGGCGGACCGGGACGATGCCCTCGGGTGATGCCCTTCGGCGGGGAAGCCCCGCGGAGCTCCCGGCCGGCTctgccgctgccccccgcccgccccgggacGGGCACTAAAAGCGTTAACAGCCCGCGCCCGCTCGCCTCCATTTCCTGTgcagcttctccttttccttctcccgGAGCCGGAGCCCAAACTTTGGGCAGTGCCCATGGCTTGGCGCGCCGCTGCAGTGGCCCAGCTCCTGCTCGGGCAGCTCAGCCTCTGCCCGCTGCGGCTCTCGGGTGAGTacggagcggggcggcggcggcagccccccGGCAGCTCTCCCGCTTCCCTGCCccgctggctgctgctgctgctgcccggggGGGACGGCGGGGGAGAGGCCCGGCCGCCGCAGCAGATGGCTAACGCGAGCAGGCCGGCAAAGAGGAACAGCGGTCGGGGGGGGCTTTCCTCCTCTGACCACCTTttggggctgtgggggggggcaagggggggCAAGGGGGATGGGCTGTGCAGGTCCAACCCAGCGCTGTGTAGAGCCGAACCCCGGGACTGGCACCCCCAAGGCCTGGCGAGGGTGGCTGTGTGGGCTGCAGGCACCCGGGACCAGCGGCGCGGAGCAGCCCAGGGCACTCTGTGCATCCCAGCCTGTTTATTTCCAGCTACACATGACAAAACTGGCGGCAACCCAGCCCCTGGGACCCACTCCTGGCGCTGTGACCGGACCAACCGCGGGCTGTCATGGAGCAAGACCGGGTTGCAGCCCCGGTGTTTCCCTCCTCATGCCCTCCCGCGcttgaagaggaagatgaggaggcCGCCCAGGAGCCCCTTCTCCAGCAGGATGCCAAGCCACAAGCCGGGGCTGGACAGGACGCTCACACCTGCggtggggacaggggacatgaGTGGCCGGGGCTCGAGGACAGGCATCCCGCAGCCCCCACCACTGCAGGGACCCAGCAGCTCTCACACACCGTTACCTGTCTGGGACCGGCCACTCAGCCCCTCCCTGGCCGGGTCGACGATCCGCAGGGTGGTTTTCGTGTCATCGGGGGCCTGGGCATCGTGCACCACCCGGCAGGTGAACACGGACCCGTTCTTTCTCTCCGTTGCTTGGACCTCCAGCTGGCTCCTCAGCTCAAACAAGCCCGAGGGGCGCTCCTCCGGCCGGGAGATCTTCTCCACCTTCATCTGCATCCCATTCTCCAGCCAGGTGACAGTCACATCTCCCGGGTAAAACCCTTTCACGTGGCAGATGAAGTTCACAGTCTTGTTCACCTCCACAGGGCTCGGCGGGTCAGGGAGCAGGCGGATGCTGGGGGGGACTGGGAAGAGAGGCAGCACCTGCTAACGGGGTCCCCCAGCTCCACTGCCCGCAGGGTGCCCCGTCCCcgccccaggacccccagccctgcgggAACTGGACACCCCGAGCGCCGGTCCCCACCCAGCCCTCACCTCGCAGGGCTTGCCTGAGCTGGTACGTCCCCCTCAGCGGGGCCGTCAGCATGGGGTGCTGCACCTCGCAGACCAGCTGTGAGCGGACATCGTGCTCCTGCAGCGTCACCGTCACGGTGCTGGCCATGTTGTAGGAGGAATTTGTCCGCCCAAGGGTGATCTGGGGCTGCTGAGCCGAGATCTGGGCCTCGTCCTTGAGCCATTTCACGGTGATGTCTTTGGGGAAGAACCCTCCGGCCGTGCAGGTGAAAGGCACCGACTGCCCTGGCTTCTGTCTGCGGCCGGGCCCAGACACGACCGGGCGGGTGGGTTTGGCTGCGGGGAGAAGCGTGGGGCCGTCAGACCAGGCTCTGCCCCCCCACGCCCGGCCCCAGGGCCGCAGGGAGCGAGGGGTCCCGGGATGGCACGGATGTGCCTGGGAAAGGCCCATGGGACCCTCTGCTGGGACTGGCCCCCTAAgccccctccctgtccccactcGCCCAGAGCAGAGCCCACCGGGCTGGGATGGGATGGGCTGTGCCAGGGACTGCGCCCAGCAGGGCTGGTTCCCAGcgggagctgctctgggagcCCCACTCACCACGTACGGACACCACCGTGCCCTTTCCACGCAGAAACGGCTCATCACCATCCAGAGATTTGGGGAACTTCACGCAGTAATAGGTGCCAGCATCCTCGGGTCGAACATCCCTGATGCGGATGGTGAAGTCCGTGTCAGACCCAATCAGTGCCCTCGTCACGCGGGGGAAGACGCCCGTCTGGTCATAGATGGTCTCGTTCCCAGTGCCCCAGCCCTTCAGCCACTTCACGGGGCCGGGGATGAAACTGTTTCTAGATGTGGTGCAGTTCAGGGTGAGGTTCTGTCCCGCTGTCACCTCCACCTtgtcctggggctgctccgGCTTGGAGTCCTGAACTGCCTGGGCACCCGCACCTGGCCACAGCGACAGGAGGTTTTGGGGCTGACAAGGGGCACTGGAGCTGAGGGCAGGGGACAGAGAAATGTCCCCATCCCTCACCCCCCCCAGGGCAGCCGGTGCTGCTGGGGACTGTGGGACCAGGAAGGCCAGGGGCCCCTGGGATGTGCTGGAGTAAACCAAACTCTTTGGTTGGGGATAAAAGCAAGCTGGAAGGGAGGCAGTGAGAGAAGAGCCCCAGATGTCCGCgggcacagggaaggattgccCTGCCAGCGGTGCAGGGGAGCGTGGCGTGGGAaaggtgctggggctgtgcGGGGCCCCCACTCACCTGGGGCTCTGcggagcaggagcagcatcaGGGCAGTGAGAAGCAGCACCCGAGCCATGGCGATTCCCAAGTCCTGCTCCCTGATGGCTCAGCTCAGCCGGGCttggctcagctcagctcagctcagctgggCTCCACTCAGCTCGACTCAatggctcagctcagctcagcagagcGCTGGTCTCTCTCTGGcgaagaggaaggaaggggctCGCTGCTGGCCAAGTTCCTCACGGACCCCTTGCACAAGTCCCAGCCAGTTCTCACAGTGCTCACACCATCTCACATCACGACGCCGGTCCTCGCCAGCGATGTCGGTCCCGCTCCCCCTGCGGATGCGTGCCACGGGCACCGGGCAGCCACGGAGAGGGGCCCCGATCCGGCACGCTCCCCCACGCGTGGCCAGACGGCAGCTCGGCAGCCCGGGGTGTCGGGGGGACACCCAGCCCTTGCCAGCAGGAGCGGGGCATGGGCCGGCGTCTCCCGTGGGCCCGCGGTGCAGAGCTCGCCCAGGGCTTCACCCGAGCCCCCCCCGCAGCCAGCGCTGCGGCCGGCTTGTCGAACCGGGGAGGGCAGAGCCGCTGCCCCGTGCCCAGCTCAGTGCCTCGGGGCCGGGGCGGACCGGGACGATGCCCTCGGGTGATGCCCTTCGGCGGGGAAGCCCCGCGGAGCTCCCGGCCGGCTctgccgctgccccccgcccgccccgggacGGGCACTAAAAGCGTTAACAGCCCGCGCCCGCTCGCCTCCATTTCCTGTgcagcttctccttttccttctcccgGAGCCGGAGCCCAAACTTTGGGCAGTGCCCATGGCTTGGCGCGCCGCTGCAGTGGCCCAGCTCCTGCTCGGGCAGCTCAGCCTCTGCCCGCTGCGGCTCTCGGGTGAGTacggagcggggcggcggcggcagccccccGGCAGCTCTCCCGCTTCCCTGCCccgctggctgctgctgctgcccggggGGGACGGCGGGGGAGAGGCCCGGCCGCCGCAGCAGATGGCTAACGTGAGCAGGCCAGCGAAGAGAAACAGCGGTCGGGGGGGGCTTTCCTCCTCTGACCACCTTttggggctgtggggggggcaaggggggggCAAGG
This genomic window from Balearica regulorum gibbericeps isolate bBalReg1 chromosome 16, bBalReg1.pri, whole genome shotgun sequence contains:
- the LOC142604135 gene encoding signal-regulatory protein beta-1-like, with amino-acid sequence MARVLLLTALMLLLLCRAPGAGAQAGQDFMPEQPQDKVEVTAGQNLTLICTTKTSSIPGPVKWLKGWGTGNETIYDHTGFFPRVTRAVSGSDTDFTIRIRDVQPEDAGTYYCVKFRKSVDHNEPFLRGKGSVVSVRAKPTRPVVSGPSRRQKPGQSVPFTCTAGGFFPKDIAVKWLKDEAQISAQQPQITLGRTNSSYNMASTVTVTLQEHDVRSQLVCEVQHPTLTAPLRGTYQLRQALRVPPSIRLLPDPPSPVEVNKTVNFTCHVKGFYPGDVTVTWLENGMQMKVEKISRPEERPSGLFELRSQLEVQATERKNGSVFTCRVVHDAQAPDDTKTTLRIVDPAREGLSGRSQTGVSVLSSPGLWLGILLEKGLLGGLLIFLFKRGRA
- the LOC142604133 gene encoding signal-regulatory protein beta-1-like isoform X1, which gives rise to MARVLLLTALMLLLLRRAPGAGAQAVQDSKPEQPQDKVEVTAGQNLTLNCTTSRNSFIPGPVKWLKGWGTGNETIYDQTGVFPRVTRALIGSDTDFTIRIRDVRPEDAGTYYCVKFPKSLDGDEPFLRGKGTVVSVRAKPTRPVVSGPGRRQKPGQSVPFTCTAGGFFPKDITVKWLKDEAQISAQQPQITLGRTNSSYNMASTVTVTLQEHDVRSQLVCEVQHPMLTAPLRGTYQLRQALRVPPSIRLLPDPPSPVEVNKTVNFICHVKGFYPGDVTVTWLENGMQMKVEKISRPEERPSGLFELRSQLEVQATERKNGSVFTCRVVHDAQAPDDTKTTLRIVDPAREGLSGRSQTGNGVSVLSSPGLWLGILLEKGLLGGLLIFLFKRGRA
- the LOC142604133 gene encoding signal-regulatory protein beta-1-like isoform X2; the encoded protein is MARVLLLTALMLLLLRRAPGAGAQAVQDSKPEQPQDKVEVTAGQNLTLNCTTSRNSFIPGPVKWLKGWGTGNETIYDQTGVFPRVTRALIGSDTDFTIRIRDVRPEDAGTYYCVKFPKSLDGDEPFLRGKGTVVSVRAKPTRPVVSGPGRRQKPGQSVPFTCTAGGFFPKDITVKWLKDEAQISAQQPQITLGRTNSSYNMASTVTVTLQEHDVRSQLVCEVQHPMLTAPLRGTYQLRQALRVPPSIRLLPDPPSPVEVNKTVNFICHVKGFYPGDVTVTWLENGMQMKVEKISRPEERPSGLFELRSQLEVQATERKNGSVFTCRVVHDAQAPDDTKTTLRIVDPAREGLSGRSQTGVSVLSSPGLWLGILLEKGLLGGLLIFLFKRGRA